Proteins encoded within one genomic window of Ailuropoda melanoleuca isolate Jingjing unplaced genomic scaffold, ASM200744v2 unplaced-scaffold5401, whole genome shotgun sequence:
- the LOC117799622 gene encoding selenocysteine insertion sequence-binding protein 2-like isoform X1 — protein MRALSSLVAALRDGVGGTPRRTASAVWRVTGTGQTGGAQAAGVAGAQLSPALGSGITDRVSRWEQGQHGVVFQVGAVPVLSRDTTSGKKGHHLSQLKTPHNPLDSSAPLMKKGKQREVPKAKKPTSLKKIILKERQERKQQRLQENAGSPAPAGEAVLDGESGGDDEPFEQAGPSGAPEESLSPAPTLEGRSEELPRAELQKEVEGCHLVPSGAGCPKIHSRRFRE, from the exons ATGAGAGCTTTGTCCAGCTTGGTGGCTGCTCTTAGGGATGGGGTTGGTGGGACTCCCAGGCGCACAGCTAGTGCTGTGTGGAGAGTCACTGGCACTGGGCAGACAGGAGGCGCCCAGGCAGCAGGAGTCGCAGGTGCCCAGCTGAGTCCGGCCCTGGGAAGTGGCATTACGGACAGAGTGAGCAGATGGGAGCAGGGTCAGCATGGGGTGGTTTTTCAAG TCGGCGCGGTGCCGGTCCTCTCCAGAGACACCACGTCGGGGAAGAAGGGCCACCACTTGAGCCAGCTGAAGACCCCGCACAACCCGTTGGACTCCAGCGCCCCACTGatgaagaaggggaagcagagggaggtcCCCAAGGCCAAGAAGCCAACCTCGTTGAAGAAG atcattttgaaAGAACGGCAGGAGAGAAAGCAACAGCGTCTTCAAGAAAATGCTGGGAGCCCAGCTCCCGCCGGTGAGGCTGTGCTGGATGGCGAGAGCGGTGGTGACGACGAGCCCTTCGAGCAGGCTGGACCCTCAG GGGCGCCGGAGGAGTCGCTGTCCCCTGCGCCCACGCTGGAGGGCAGGTCGGAAGAGCTGCCGAGAGCTGAGCTCCAGAAGGAGGTCGAGGGCTGCCACCTGGTCCCCAGCGGCGCCGGCTGCCCCAAGATCCACAGCCGGAGATTCCGGGAGTGA
- the LOC117799622 gene encoding selenocysteine insertion sequence-binding protein 2-like isoform X2 — protein MSAADLIGAVPVLSRDTTSGKKGHHLSQLKTPHNPLDSSAPLMKKGKQREVPKAKKPTSLKKIILKERQERKQQRLQENAGSPAPAGEAVLDGESGGDDEPFEQAGPSGAPEESLSPAPTLEGRSEELPRAELQKEVEGCHLVPSGAGCPKIHSRRFRE, from the exons TCGGCGCGGTGCCGGTCCTCTCCAGAGACACCACGTCGGGGAAGAAGGGCCACCACTTGAGCCAGCTGAAGACCCCGCACAACCCGTTGGACTCCAGCGCCCCACTGatgaagaaggggaagcagagggaggtcCCCAAGGCCAAGAAGCCAACCTCGTTGAAGAAG atcattttgaaAGAACGGCAGGAGAGAAAGCAACAGCGTCTTCAAGAAAATGCTGGGAGCCCAGCTCCCGCCGGTGAGGCTGTGCTGGATGGCGAGAGCGGTGGTGACGACGAGCCCTTCGAGCAGGCTGGACCCTCAG GGGCGCCGGAGGAGTCGCTGTCCCCTGCGCCCACGCTGGAGGGCAGGTCGGAAGAGCTGCCGAGAGCTGAGCTCCAGAAGGAGGTCGAGGGCTGCCACCTGGTCCCCAGCGGCGCCGGCTGCCCCAAGATCCACAGCCGGAGATTCCGGGAGTGA